A genomic window from Archocentrus centrarchus isolate MPI-CPG fArcCen1 chromosome 2, fArcCen1, whole genome shotgun sequence includes:
- the LOC115798694 gene encoding uncharacterized protein LOC115798694 produces the protein MDLELACASKEKVEAELKRFPSCEEVTEWVKVVLKMTSPLADLTDMDVKSLLSMVTMKDIQDAVDKTRVELYKIERMVANKRKEEAEERGQMEKHITSEQLRIQGLMRQLSDLKAELAQREETCKSLEMQVNITEEPEIKDDLATKSRAKPQRKGRKKAVKSTEKFQDTTNKSESARSRNSNALQTLAEEEPNLSGAAAEQQKKMVKAARVKKEKAEVHDLNAQESVQPVRGRRRKPAGTAQTTVSQQKNQSKVKTGEAEAPSCGRRRAAPADAAEEAQSEGPRRSKRIASKK, from the exons atggACTTAGAGCTGGCATGTGCTTCCAAGGAGAAAGTGGAGGCTGAGCTCAAGAGG TTCCCATCCTGTGAAGAGGTCACCGAGTGGGTAAAGGTGGTCCTCAAAATGACATCCCCACTGGCTGACTTAACCGATATGGATGTGAAATCTCTCCTATCCATGGTGACGATGAAAGACATCCAGGATGCTGTGGATAAGACGAGGGTTGAGCTCTATAAAATAGAGAGGATGGTGGCAAACAA aaggaaggaggaggcTGAAGAAAGAGGGCAGATGGAAAAGCACATCACCAGTGAACAG CTGAGGATACAGGGGTTGATGAGGCAGTTATCGGACTTGAAAGCTGAACTTGCACAGCGAGAG GAAACCTGCAAATCTCTGGAAATGCAGGTGAACATCACAGAAGAACCAGAAATCAAAGATGACTTGGCCACTAAAAGCCGAGCGAAGCCTCAAAGAAAGGGAcgaaaaaaagctgttaaatcTACTGAAAAGTTTCAagacacaacaaacaaaagtgaATCAGCAAGGAGTAGAAACTCAAATGCTCTGCAAACCTTAGCAGAAGAGGAACCAAACCTGtctggagctgcagcagagcagcagaaaaagATGGTTAAAGCAGCCAGAGTGAAAAAGGAGAAAGCTGAAGTGCATGATTTAAATGCTCAAGAGTCAGTACAGCCTGTGAGAGGAAGAAGACGAAAGCCTGCTGGAACAGCTCAGACCACAGTTTCCCAAcagaaaaatcaaagtaaagTGAAAACTGGGGAAGCTGAGGCGCCCTCTTGTGGCAGGaggagagctgctccagctgatgCTGCAGAGGAGGCACAAAGCGAAGGTCCAAGGAGGTCAAAGAGGATCGCCAGTAAGAAGTGA